DNA from Doryrhamphus excisus isolate RoL2022-K1 chromosome 19, RoL_Dexc_1.0, whole genome shotgun sequence:
atcattttttgacaaaaaaatagttttttatgaCAACTTATTGCATTTTGCaacaaaatattgttattttatgagaaaatattgTCTTTTGGTGGCAATTTATCTgattttgtgacaaaatgtaGCATTTAAAGGTACATTTTCCTAACATTGCAGTTGTTTtgacaaaatataattttttggggggacaaAATATTATGTTCTTATgcaaaatgtgtcatttaaaGCCAACATGCAGCATGTTTGGTATAAACTATATATGTAGCTATATAAGTACTATATTGTTTCATGGCATAATATAGCATCTGTAACCAAGGAACACACTGTGTTACTGTTTGTTACTGATACCGTgttatttttttgctaaatatAGCTTATTTTCTGACACAATCTAGCATTTTAATGTCAAATTATAGCATTTTATGACCGCTTGTAGCATTTTTCAGCCATCATATAGCATTCCATAATAACTTACTACATTTTATGACCACACCTACTTGTTTCCATGACAATACTATaacatatttctatttttaggaCAACATATAGCGTTCTTGTGAAGAAAGGATagcgtttttttcaaataatattgtgtttattctgactctgacaaaaaaaaccttttttgtgGCAAAATCAAAATTGAATAATATTCCAGATAGTATTTTTCCAACTAAATTTGCTAAAGAATCTTGTCAGGAATCCATCAGCGTAAATGGAAGATGCAGTAGTTGTAAGAGTAAATGTGTCGTGTTGTTTAAGTTCCACAAATGTTTGCCGacatgcagaaaatgacaaCGTCTCCCTTGTATCTTCTTGTGCTACACAACGTTTGTTTACTGTcagttaacacacacacacacacacagacacacacacactgtggctTTTTCTTAATTAGACTTTTTTAATAGGCTGTGAGCATCGGCAGCATCTCAGCATCGTCCCTGCTCCCCCTTTTCTTTCACGGCCCTTCTTGTAAATTCCTCCAGATGCCCTGTGGGATTCCTGGACCTCCGTGAAATGGGAACTGGCCCTCGTAACGGCGGCCATAAGCGAGCTCGTAACGTGCTTCATTGTGCCTCGTAACGCCCTCCTCCCCTGGAGAGGGCGCAGTAAAAGGCCGAGACGGAGGAGCAGCTCGCTTTAATGggccacagtcaggagatggacacgctaaaaacacacaaaatatgcTCTCCTCTTACACGGGCAAGCACACTGTGTGTTGCTCTTGGTTTTTCAGCAGCGGTGACCCATCTTAaagactatatatattttttcatatataaaaaatatatagttatagtgtatagtgtaatatatagtttatatatatatgtgtcaaAATAAAGCATTTATAGACAAAGTATTACATTTTTGGTCAGCACTTGTGTGACAATAGTAAACATTTTATAGCAAAATATGgcatttttgtgaaaaaacaTGGTGTTTTTATGGCCAGAAATTCTATTTTTATGACAGGATATAGTATTTCAAGACAAAATGTAGCATGTTTTGGTAAATATAggttgtatgaaaaaaaaagtgtttatgtgacaaaaaattgcatttttggggacaaaaaattgcatttttgggGACAAAACATTGCATTTGCGTGACAATGTCATGCATTTTGCagcaaaatgtgacattttgacacaattttgtatttgtgtgacAAAAGACAATATATagcatgtttttaataaacaaaaattaaacaatatataatcTATAGTTGATATAGTTAAATAAAGACTACAGTTTTTTGATAAGATATAGCGTTTTGGACAAAAATCGGGACAAATATTGTATTTCTGTGACAATATAAAGCTTTTTGTTTAGAATAAATAGCATTTATTGACAATTTGCATAATTTTCtaaggaaaatgaatgattattttcgGGGTTGTAAGCGTGTCCATGTCCACATTGCTCACCAAATTTGAGAAGCGTGGGATTGTTTGGAGTGAACACATGTTGGTCCTTGCTGTAGCATAATGAAGGGGGGGGTGCGGGCGGGGGGCCCGGGCTGTTTTTCCGGCTCCACAGGAACGTGGGTCAGCCCGGTTCAGCGGAGGGATGCTTCTGATCCCGCTGTGGATGCAATTCGGGGACTTGTAAAGCCCCTCCTGCGGGGACGGAGAGCCCCTGGAAAGGAGTGATGAAAGTGTGAAAAAATAGATGAAGAGTGTGTTTATGGTGCGCTTAGCAGAACCCCTTCGCTTTTGTTATCCGTGAAAACTATTCCTGGACGGGCTCCTGTCAGCACATTCCAACGTTAAAGAGTTACACTTCTTCCTTTGCTCttatccaaacacacacacacacacactgtttgcCGACAGAacacagcacacaaacacacacatggtcaTGTGACACCTGGAGTGGCACCTGCCAAGTTCCCTGGCTAATCCACACTTAGTGTTCGCCCCCACCCCTCATGACAtcagtgggggggtgggggtcacaGGGCAGTGAATCCATTTCTTTAATACCTTCCTCATCTTGACAAGGAGGAAATACTCGCTTTGTTACACAACTAAACTACACACTGCTATGTTCAACACACTGCATTCATTGGACACTACTGCTTTTACATGTACTAATACATAACACTACTGCTTTTACATGTACTATTACATAATACTACTGCTTTTACATGTAGTAATTCATGATAACGCTACTGCTTTTACATGTACTAATACATAACACGACTGCTTTTACATGTACTAATACATAACACGACTGCTTTTACATGTACTAATACATAACACGACTGCTTTTACATGTACTAATACATGATAACGCTACTGCTTTTACATGTACTAATACATGATAACGCTACTGCTTTTACATGTACTAATACATGATAACGCTACTGCTTTTACATGTACTAATACATGATAACGCTACTGCTTTTACATGTACTAATACATGATAACGCTACTGCTTTTTACATGTACTAATACATGATAACGCTACTGCGTTTTACATGTACTAATACATGATAATGCTACTGCGTTTTACATGTACTAATACATGATAACGCTACTGCTTTTGCATGTACTAATACATGATAACGCTACTGCTTTTTACATGTACTAATACATGATAACGCTACTGCTTTTTACATGTACTAATACATGATAACGCTACTGCTTTTTGCATGTACTAATACATGATAACGCTACTGCTTTTGCATGTACTAATACATGATAACGCTACTGCTTTTAGATGTACTAATACATGATAATGCTACTGCTTTTACATGTACTAATACATGATAACGCTACTTGCATGTACTAATAGTACATGATAACGCTACTTACATGTACTAATACATGATAACGCTACTTGCATGTACTAATAGTACATGATAACGCTACTTACATGTACTAATACATGATAACGCTACTTACATGTACTTGTACATGATAATACTACTGCTTTTTACATGTACTTGTACATGATAATACTACTGCTTTTCACATGTACTTGTACATGATAATACTACTGCTTTTCACATGTACTTGTGCGTACACCATGATAATACTACTGCTTTTTACATGTACTTGTACATGATAATACTACTGCTTTTTACATGTACTTGTGCGTAAACATGACAATAATACtgttttttacatgtatttgtacatgATAATACTACTGCTTTTTACATGTACTTGTGCGTAAACCATGATAATACTATTGCTTTTCACATGTACTTGTACATGATAACACTACTGCTTTTTACATGTACTTGTACATGATAACACTACTGCTTTTTACATGTACTTGTGCGTAAACCATGATAATACTACTGCTTTTTACATGTACTTGTACATGATAATACTACTGCTTTTCACATGTACTTGTGCGCACACCATGATAATACTACTGCTTTTTACATGTACTTGTACATGATAATACTACTGCTTTTTACAGGTACTTGTACGTGATAACATTACTGCTTTTTACATGTACTTATACATACACTGTGGTAATACTAGTGGTGTTGTATGCAGGTGTGCGTCTGGATCGGGTTCGAGGCGGCCGCCAGAAGTACAAGCGGAGAATCGACGCTGAGAACAGCCCGTATCTCCACATCCAGCACGTTTTGCCCCAGAAGAAAACATGTAAGCGTCGGCTTTGAATGCTCGGCTAGACGTTGAACGTCAGGTTAAAGACGTCTCCTTCGCTTCCAGTCGGGACGGGCGGGGACAACAAAGTGGTGTCCCTCCTCCTATTGGCCGAGCCAGAGGCCATCTTCGCCATGCCGGATCCCACTGTGCCCGAGAGCGACATCAAGGCTCTGACCACGCTCTGCGACCTCGCCGACCGGGAGCTGGTGGTCAACATCGGCTGGGCCAAACACATCCCAGGTAGGACGTGAAGACCGCCGCGGCGATCCGGGTGGGATCCGTTTGGCTTCCTGATGATTTGAACACATGACTTGGCGCCCACCTGGAATTTCAATTCACTTTTGTTGGCGTCTCACGCAACTTTGGGGTTTATGTTTCCTCAACTGCTTTATCAGCGACGGTTGTACACACCCAAAACATCGCCATGGAAAcacctgcctcttttttttttctgttgacgCCTCATCTCCGTACTGCTTGCAATACAAACAAagcattagtgtgtgtgtgtgtgtgtgtgtgtgtgtgtgtgttcctgcatTCCTACGTGGATGCGGTGCAACAGCGTCTTCATCAGCGTGTCCATTGTTCTGGGAGAGGAGCTTTACCCCCCCCAGGGCTTTTCTCTATTATTTGTCTAGCAACAACGTTTGATCGCGGTCCTTAACAGCACGCAACCATCATTGACTTGTCTCTGTTTTTAAGGtttaacacaaatacacacacatatgtatacaaTAAGGTtaataaaatagaatataaaTAATAGAATAGAAAAAATCTTTGAAAGGTAAcacaaaattctaaaaaaaattaagaattaaaataatgtaagtGATCAATTTAAAAATTCACATCTATAAGAATGagaattttataaatattaataagatcaaaaatatgatgaaagaaaaaataagtaaacaaaggatacacaaaaatatgtacaataagattaaagatgaaataaatacatgaaataagacCTAAAGAAGACCTAGATAGCAGATAGGGGACTGAGGGTCCATACGAggcctggacacacacacacacacacacacacacacacacacacacacactggtctGAACCATCTGAGTTCCAAGCCCAGGGGGAGGTGACTGTGTGTCCCTCACTATGTGTCCCCTGCTAGAGGGGACATTGATGCTGATGGGGTCTGAAGTAGGGGTGGCTTGATGGGGTCTGAAGTGGGGGGgttgggagggggtgggggtgggggctccGGACCGGCAGACGAGTTGGCTAAAGAGCAAGTTTGCTTTTGGCCTTTTGGATCTGGCTGTCAGAGAAGCGTGTGATGGACCATGATACCATCCTCtctgtacacccccccccccactctgctttcATGACAGTAAACATgacagtcagtgtgtgtgtgtgtgtttaccagtTGCTTTCCTGGCTCATTCTCTATCTATCAAAGTGGGCGTGTCCCACAGTGTCATGACATCTGTCCAAGTGTCCTCCAGTGTGTCCTTTACACCTTTAGACTGCATCATACTGGTCTTTGGTCTACACTACTTTTACAATACACAAAATGTCCGGCGGGCTACATTATGGTGGTCTCCCAGCACCAGTACTAAGCTCCCTACTCGGTGTGTCGGTAGGCTTCCCCTCACTGTCACTGGCGGACCAGATGAGCCTCCTGCAGAGCGGCTGGATGGAGATCCTGATCCTCCGCGTGGTCTTCCGCTCGCTGCCGCTGGAGGACAAGCTGGTCTATGCCGAGGACTACGTGATGGACGAGGAGCGGTCCAAGATGGCCGGCCTGCTCGACCTCAACAACGCCATCCTGCAGCTGGTCAAGAAGTGCAAAGCTGTAGGGCTTGACAAGGAGGAGTTTGTGCTTCTCAAGGCCATCGCGCTCGCTAACTCAGGtagcacaaaacaaaacacgctggaaaatgtttttaaatagaaacaagtaaaaaataataatcaagtaaacaaaatatatttttatacaaatgcataaaaatctattttaaaaaaatagaatgtatgtaatgtaaaaatatttgtcGAATTAACAATAAGTCttatacaatttaaaataaatatttttttgtattttatatatacatatataatttttttataatttttttttcatagcaaAATAATAcatcttgtaaatgtattatttttattgctacCATCTTTTCTTGCTACTAAAATTGCCATTCATTCCAAGTCGCGCTCCCTCCCCTCTCACAGACTCGGTGCACATCGAGGACTCTGAGGCGGTCCAGAGACTCCAGGACGTCCTCCACGGAGCCCTGCAGGACTACGAGGCCACCAGGCACCCGCAGGACCCTCGTCGGGCGGGCAAGCTGATCATGAGCCTTCCTCTCCTGCGCCAGACGGCCGCTCGCGCCGTGCAGCACTTCTGCGGCGTCAAACAAGATGGCCGGGTCCCCATGCATAAACTCTTCCTGGAGCTGCTGGAGGCTAAAGCCTGAGGGAACGTTCCCCCGCCCTTAATATTTGATGCAAACAGGAAGCTTGGCCActcgccctctagtggacaagACCAGAAGGACGGGCGTTGAGGGACACATGCCAAACAAACAGAAGAGCTTCTTTTCTGATACTTGAAGACCCTCGTGGACCATCTTGTCCTTCTGGAAGCCTCCTCAGATGCATTCTCTTCTATTTCTTTCTTCATGGAGAGAAGCTATAATGTCTCCTCCTCTTTTCAAGAAACCAGCAATCGGAATTAGAGAGGACGTTTTCAGGGAAAGAAACGACTACGTGAGAAACGtgatatttattttctaaatgtttatttacttaTGAAGgctggattctttttttttttttcaatataacaACTTCTCAGCACTGATAGCATCTCCTTGAAATGGACTTCAAGATCTAAATGAACATACGTCCAGTAAAAAAGTATC
Protein-coding regions in this window:
- the LOC131107383 gene encoding estrogen-related receptor gamma-like yields the protein MDLVDLYLPECFTCHPDTEDLGRMSVRGLDPSCTSSIKREPSSPSSQGDASPAQPSPGSSSSDTNSSYGPLIKGHGHGNELDSPGLYGRTPGSADSGGPNRRFVEEAQVKCEFLLGSVAKRLCLVCGDVASGYHYGVASCEACKAFFKRTIQGNIEYSCPASNECEITKRRRKSCQACRFVKCLAVGMLREGVRLDRVRGGRQKYKRRIDAENSPYLHIQHVLPQKKTFGTGGDNKVVSLLLLAEPEAIFAMPDPTVPESDIKALTTLCDLADRELVVNIGWAKHIPGFPSLSLADQMSLLQSGWMEILILRVVFRSLPLEDKLVYAEDYVMDEERSKMAGLLDLNNAILQLVKKCKAVGLDKEEFVLLKAIALANSDSVHIEDSEAVQRLQDVLHGALQDYEATRHPQDPRRAGKLIMSLPLLRQTAARAVQHFCGVKQDGRVPMHKLFLELLEAKA